Part of the Candidatus Limnocylindrales bacterium genome, TCCGTGCACGATACTCGCGGTCACCGAGCCTTCCGCTGACGACCTTACGCAGGATGGCGATGCGTGGGTCGGTACGGCGACGATTCGATGTCTGGGCGTCGGCCGGTGCGACATCTTCGTCGACGCCGAGATCGAGGACTTCGGGTTGCTCGGACACGTTCTTTTCAAACCGACCATTCGAAAGCCGGTGACGTGTGTTTCCGGCGGTCTGAAAGCCGTCCCGGCGGTCGGCGCCCAGGAATCCGAACAAGGCTACGCATTCCACGGTCCGTTCGGTCCGATCGAAGAGTTCAAGCTCCTCGCGGCCGTCGCCACGAAAATGGGATCGATCCTGCTGAACGTGGATGACGAGGAAACCGAGGAGGATCTGGACGACGAGGAAACCATATCGCATCTCGGCGCATTCCCGTTGCGTCACTGCAGCGACGCATGTACCGACGGTGCGCAGCCATGTCCGTGCACGCAGGCCACGCAGGCATGGATGCACCATTCGTTCGGCGGCGTTTCCGTGTGGCCGTTCAATGAAAAGACGAAGTCGTTCGGCGACGTTCAAATCCTCGACGGAGCCTACTCGGATGCCTGGCCGGCCACGGTGCCGGCGGACGGAATCCCGGATACGGTCTACATGCTCGACGAGATCGCGAAGACCATCCGGCCGCTCGAGTTCGAATCGAAAACCGGATCGTGGACGCTCGGTGAGCCAACCGTCACCTATAGTGCGTTCGGGTTCGGCCACACTCCTTTTTCGCTCTACCCGTTTCCGAACGGAGCAGCGGTCACCGTCACGATCGGCGACGGCGTGCATGAGGGCAAACTGCTGTTCCATCCCGCCGGCAACCCCGGTGCGCCCGGTGTCGTGGTCGGTGATATCGGCGTCATCGGGCGGCGGGTGCGCTGCGCGATCTGCAACGGCAGCACGATCTACACATGCGCGGCTACCGGAGCGAATTCGAACAGGCTGACGTTCGCGCTCGTCGATCCCGTGACCGGCAGCGCATCGATCACGGACGACGTCACGACAGGCGTCGGTCCGATCGGTACGGCGATCTTCCCGAACGAAGACGGGCCGGGTTGCTACGCCGTGTCAGCCAACAACGGCATCGAGACGACGACCTACACCACGTGCGAAGTGGACAACGACGGAAAGGCCAGCAACTGCGAGACCAAGGGGTTGCCCGAAGAATGTCCGTTTTCCGCGCACGTCGGGCATGCGCCCGACGGCCGCCTCGTATTTACCTGTCGCAACACCGAGTACGTGGTGGTCGGTCCCGGCCCGGACTGAATCAGATTCCGTCGTCTTCGGGCTGGAGATCACGACGGCGCTGACGCTGCACGCAAGCGAGAGCCGCCACACTCGCCACCGCCGTACTGCACCAGGAACTGGTAGTCGCCCTTCTCGAACATGCGCATCAGCATCCACGCCGGTCCGCAAAGTCGAAGATGCGGACCTCGGTGCCGCCGGGCGCGGGCCGTATCCGCGCCGGCACCTGCTCCGATTCACGAGCGCTTTTGCGCGCTTGCAGGCGCCGTGTTACTCCCCGGAGAATCATGGCAATTCGCGAAGAAGACGTGCGGCGGATCGCGTCGCTGGCGCGGCTGCGCCTGAGTGAAGACGAGACCCGCTCGATGGCCGCCGACCTGTCGCGCATCCTCGAGTACGTAGACAAGCTGTCGACGCTGGATACGACGTCGGTCGAGCCCACTTCCCACGTGGTTGCGGTCTCGGGAGCCTGGCGCGACGACACGATCGCCGAGCGCGACGAAGCGCTCGCGGCCGAAGAGGCGGTCGCCAATGCACCGCGCAGCGAAGGGCATTTCTTCGCCGTCCCGCCGATCATCGAATGATGCGAAAGGAATTGCAGACTCCGTGACGCGCCTGAACGAGCTATCGATCGAACAAGCATCGCAGATGCTCGCCGCTCGTGAGGTGAGCGCCCGCGAGCTTACCGACGCATGCCTGGCCCGCATCGAGGCGACCGACACGAACGTCGGAAGCTTCCTTACGGTGACCGCCGACCTTGCACGCGCTCAGGCAGACGAAGCCGACCGGCGGATCGCGACCGGCGAAGCGACGCCGCTTACCGGCATCCCGCTCGGCCTCAAGGATATCTTCGTCACCAAAGGCGTGACGACGACGTGCGCGTCGCGCATCCTCGAGAACTTCGTGCCGACGTTCGACGGCACGGTCGTCGATCGCCTGCGGCGCGCCGGCGCCGTCCTCGTCGGCAAGCTCAACATGGACGAGTTCGCGATGGGCTCGTCGTGCGAGAACTCCGGTCTCGGCATCACGCGCAATCCGTGGGATCTGTCGCGCGTGCCGGGCGGATCTTCGGGCGGCTCGGCGTCGAGCGTTGCAGCCCGGCAGGTGCTCGGCTCGTACGGCACCGACACAGGAGGCTCGATCCGCCTGCCCGCTTCGTATTGCGGCATCACGGGCATGAAGCCGACGTACGGGCGCGTCAGCCGTTACGGCGTGATCGCATTCGCGTCGTCGCTCGACCAGGTCGGTCCGATGGCGACCACCGCACGCGGCACCGCGCTGCTTCTCGGCGCGGTCGCGGGCAAGGATCCGCGCGATTCGACGTCGATCGACGCGCCGGTTCCGAACTACGCAGGTCTCATCGCCGAAAAGGACCGCCGGCTCGACGGCATGACGCTGGGAATTCCGCGCGAATACTTCATCGGCGGGCTCGACACCGACGTCGACGTCGCGGTGAGATCGGCGATGGCAATGCTCGAAGAGCTCGGCGCGAAGCTCGTCGAGGTCACGCTGCCGCACACCGAGTATGCGGTGGCCACGTACTACATCGTGGCTACTGCCGAAGCTTCGTCCAACCTCGGCCGCTATGACGGCGTGCGCTACGGCCTCAGGCGCGGCGAAGACAAGGGCGTGCGCGAAATGTACGGAGAGACGCGCGACGCCGGCTTCGGCACCGAGGTCAAGCGCCGCATCATGCTCGGCACGTACGTGCTGTCGGCCGGTTACTACGACGCGTACTACTCGAAGGCGATGCGCGTGCGCACGCTGATCCGTCGCGACTTCGAGGAAGCCTTCCGCACCTGCGACGCGATCGTGACGCCGACCGCGCCGGGAACCGCGTTCGCGATCGGCTCGCGCACCGACGATCCGCTCAAGATGTACCTGTCGGACGTGCTGACGATCTCGGCGCCGCTCGCCGGTCTTCCCGCGATGTCGGTTCCGTGCGGATTCGACAGCGACGGTATGCCGATCGGCCTTCAGCTGATCGGCCGGCCGCTCGACGAGCAGACGCTGCTCGGCATCGCGGCATCGTACGAAGACGCGACGGCCTGGCACGAGCGACTTCCGGAGCTGGCCGCGTGAGCCGGCACTCGTTTTACGAAGAAGGCGATTTCGAGGCCGTCATCGGGCTCGAAGTGCACTGCCAGCTCGCGACGGCAACCAAGCTGTTCTGCAGTTGTTCGGCCGCATTCGGCGCCGGTCCGAACGAGCACACGTGCCCGGTCTGCCTCGGCATGCCCGGTGTGCTGCCGGTGCTCAATCAGCACGCCGTCGAGTACGCGATCCGCGCGGCGCTCGCGACCGGGAGCACGATCAACGCAAGCAGCCGCTGGGCGCGCAAGAATTACTTTTATCCCGACATGCCGAAGGCCTACCAGATCACGCAGTACGAGCAGCCGTACTGCGAGCACGGCCGCGTCGAGTTCGACCTCGACGGCACGCCGAAGACCGTGCGCCTGACGCGCATCCACATGGAAGAGGATGCCGGCAAGAGCATCCACGACCTGAGCCCCCGCTGGTCGATGGTCGATCTGAATCGCGCGAGCGTGCCGCTGCTCGAGATCGTCAGCGAGCCCGACGTGCGAAGCGGCGCCGAGGCTTCGGCGTACCTGCGCAAGCTGCGCTCGATCGTCCGCTATCTCGGCATCAGCGACGGCAACATGAACGAAGGCAGCATGCGCTGCGACGCGAACGTGTCCCTGCGGAAGCGCGGCGCGGAGAAGTACGGCACGCGCACCGAGACCAAGAACCTCAACAGCTTCCGCTCGGTCGAGCGCGCGATTGCATACGAGATCGAGCGCCAGGCCGAGATCCTGCTCGACGGCGGAACCATCGTGCAGGAGACGCGCCTGTGGGACGCCGACCGCGGTGAGACGCGTCCGATGCGCGGCAAGGAAGACGCGCACGACTACCGGTATTTCCCGGAGCCCGACCTGATGCCGCTCGTCATCGACGAAGCATGGATCGCGCGCGTCAAAAGTGAGATGCCCGAGCTGCCCGATGCGCGGCGCGCTCGCTTCGCCACAGCGTATGGCCTTTCCGAGTACGACGCCGGCGTGCTGACGGCGAGCAAGGAGCTGGCCGACTGGTTCGAGGCGGCCGTCGCCGTGCATCCGAACGCCAAGGCGCTCGCCAACTGGATCATGAGCGACGTGATCCGCATCGCGAACGAGACCGCCGTCGAAGGCGAAGCCGACTACGCGAAGCTCCCGATCACCCCGCGCCAGCTTGCCGGCCTCGTCGCACTGATCGACGACGGCACGATCAGCGGAAAGATCGCCAAGAGCGTGTTCCCGAAGATGGTCGAAAGCGGCGACGACGCCCGCACGATCGTCGAGCGCGAAGGGCTCGTGCAGGTGACCGACGAGAGCGCGATCGTCGCCGTGGTCGACCGCGTGCTCGCCGCCAATCCGGACAAGGCCGCCGAGTACCGCGCGGGAAAGGACAAGCTCTTCGGCTTCTTCGTCGGGCAGGTCATGAAGGAGAGCCAGGGCAAGGCCAATCCGGCGTCCGTCAATCGCATTCTGAAGGAACGCCTCGCCGGCTGACACTCCGTGACCGATTCGCTGCGCGTCGCTGGCTCCGTAGATCCGCTTCGCGTCGCTGACGCTGCAACCGCTCCGCTTCGCGTCGCTGATTGTGTAACCGCTCCGCTTCGCATCGCTGCTGTGATCGTCCACTTCGGCGATCCGGAGCCTACGCGGCGCTGTCTCGACAGCCTTGCCGGAATCGATGAGGTGATCCTGGTCGATCAGCCGCCGAAGTTGTTCGGCGAGCATGCGCTCGTCACGACGCGCATCGAGCCCGGCGCGAACATCGGCTTTGCCGCTGCGTGCAATCGCGGCGTCGCTGCGACCGACGCGCCATTCGTCCTGCTGCTGAACAACGACGCGATGCTGGCTCCCGGTTCGCTCGAGGCCTTGCGTCGCGCATTGCCCGGCGTGCCGCCGGATGCGGCAGGCGCGTGCCTCAAGCTTCTTTGCACCGACGACCGCACGCTTCAGAGCGCTGCCGGCCTGTGGTTCACGCGTGACGGAATCGGGTTCCCGCACGCGTTCGGCGAGACCGACCGCGGCCAGTACGATTGCATTCCGGACGATCGGATCGGAGTTCCGTCAGGCGCCGCCGCACTCTACCGCACCGATTGCTGGCGCGAGGCGGGCGGCATGGACGAAAACTTCTTCTGCTATTGCGAGGACGGCGATCTCGGCCTGAGGATGATCGCGGCCGGTCATCGCTTTGCGTGGTTGCCGGAAGTGCGCGTGCTGCACGAGCTGTCGTCGGCGAGCGGTGCGCACTCCTTACTCAAGGCGTACCTGGTCGAGCGCAACCATGTTGCGGCGATGATTCACACCGCTCCGGCGTCCGCGCTCGCCGCGATGCCGTTCGTGACGTTCGCAAGGCTTCTGCGCATGGGTCTCGATGCCGCTCGCGGCAACGGCGCAGCCGCGGCGATCACGTCGGCTTCGTCGCCTCTCGAGGCCGCAAGGACGCTCGGCCGTGCGTGGGTCGATGCGATCCGAATGATTCCGGCGGCTGTCGCGAAGCGCCGCGCGATATTAGCCCGCGACCGCGCGGCGACCGACCGTGTCAGCCGTTTCCTCGCGTCCCGGCAGGTATCTCTCGCGGAATTCGTCCGTTCGCGCAGCGCCGGCACGCGCCCTGATGAGTAGCCGCCGCGTCAGCCGTTACTGGATGTTTCGCACACGCACGTATCGCGGGTGATAAACATCTGAATCGTTGATGTAGGGAATGTGAGGAACGTTCGGGTCCTTTGCCGGCTCGTTCACGCTGTAGCTGATCAATGACTCGCCGCTCGGAGCCAACTCGGGATGATTGGTGGCGGTATACCACCAGACCCCGCCGTCGAACCAGTCGACGTTGTTCTCGGGAGGACTGTAGAGCGTCGTCCACGTGGTGAACGGTCCCCATGGGTTGGCGGCAGTCGAGATCTGCACGCTGCCGATGGTGTTCTTCATCGTGGTCATCTGGAACCCGCCGGAAACCTGGTTCACGCTCGCCGTCAGACCGAAATCGCACCCGGTGACCGCATCGCATCCCGTGATCGGTGCGGCGTTCGTCACGCCCGCGACCCAGTTCGTGCCGTCATAGAAACGCCATTGCGACGGACTGGTGAGGTAGCGCGAGGCTACACGGGCGACGAGCCCGTACCGACATTCGCCGAATGGGCAGGTAGACTCGTGCGTCGCCTTTACGCCGTAGATGTAGAGAAAGTCGTACCCGTCGAGCTCGTCCTCGGCCATGTAGACCTCGTGTGCAAAGCTGTACTCGACGTTTGCGGCTTCATCGACGTAGTAAGCCGCAGTGTCGTACTGGGCTACGGTTGACCAGTTGATCCCGGACCCCGAGGTCCCGCCGGCGTCGACCGAGATGACCGATCCCCCGCGTTGCACGAGCGTTCCCACCGTGGCCGGCGGACCGACAGTGCCGCCGACGAACTGGAACCGTTGGCCGAAGAAGTAAATTCTCGGCGGGCTGAATGGTTGACCTTGCTGCGTGTTGTTCAGGTAGACGCCTCCCATCAGCCAGTAAAACTGCGGTGTGGGTTGGCACGCGTTCAGGCATGGTGCGGTATTTGCCGGGGCACATGCGGCGACACACTGATCGAGCGCCTCATTACAAGCACTCGACGTGCCGCATGCGGCGGGAAACAGGCTCGGCGTCGGAATCACCGAGTGGCTCACGTCAAATGCCATGTTGGCTACGGAGGGATTGAGCGTAGCCGTACCGCTCCAGACCGCATTCGAGTTGTTGATGAAACCGGAGCCACCGCGATTGTAGCTCGTCGCGTTCCATGTGTCGTTGAAGGTATCGGAGTACGTGAACAGCGAACGACTCTGACCTGTCGACAACAGATGGTACGGAATCGAATAGCCACCGTCTGCTCCTCCCCATCCCGCAGTCGTAGAGCTGCGTTGACCTGTCATACCGGTCCATCGCGGACTGGGCTCAGCGACCGTTCCCGGGCCCGCATAAAAACGGACCTGGCCGAGCCCATAGTATGGCTGCGTGTCGCCGTACGCACCGCCCCAATTGCCGTTTCCCAGTCCGACGTTCGGCACGATCTTGACGTATCGGACAGGCGTGTTGTTGAAGTCGATGGCGCTTGTGTATCCCTGACCGGAGGTGCTGCTCGCGGCGGCGAAGGTCCATGTCTTGTCGGGGTTCGGACCGTCGAGCCGGTGCCAGTCGAACGTGTTTTTGGTAACTGAATACCAGATCGAAGCATTCTTGATGCCGCGACCCCACAGCGGAAGGTAGTAATATACGTTGAAGTTCCAGACGTAGAGCTTACTTAGCGGGTACGTGCCGCCCAGGTCGTAGAGAAGAAACGGTGCAGGATCGTTCAGCGCGCTATACCAGCCGCCGGCCGTATCTGTCGTTGCCGACGTCGCATACGTACCGGAGCCTGAATCGGACATGCCGAAGTTGTTCGTGGTCGCGTCGGCCGGGTAATACCCTGCGCTGCTGCTCTCCAGTGCTTTCGCGGCGATAAAATCGCCGGCAGCGTTGACGCTCGAAGCGTACCTGTAGACTCGCAGCTCGCTCAAGCCGTAGTAGATCGAAGATCCGTCGCCGCTCGCACCGCCCCAGTTCGACCTCAGCCAGATGCGTACATATCTGCCGGCACCGCCCTTGAAATCGATTGGATCGTCCGTGCCTTGCTGATTCGTTGCTGCAAAATTTGCAGACGTCCCCGGCGCCTTGGCGAGTTGGAAAAGGCCTCCATACCCGTACCCGCCGTCCAGCCATGTAAAGTTCACCCCGTCATTCGAGTAACCGATATAGCATAAGCGTACTCCGCGGCCGGCCCACGAAACGCCGCTTTGGAATTTGTTGAAGTTCCACACGAGCATCTTGCCAAGCGGATAACTCGCACCGAGATCGATCTGTACGTACTTGTAGCTTGTATCGGAGCTGGTGTACGCAGGAGACATCCACATATTCGCGTAGAGCGAGTCGTGCGTGTCTTGCGGGTAGGCAGTTCCGCTCATCCCGGAATTGTCGAACAACTTGTCTGTCGAGGAATCGGGTGCTGTCGCATTTGCTGCCACTGCTGTTGTCGTTGGCGGCTGCCAGTACTGGTTGCCCTTTCCCGAGAGTAACCAGTCGTACTCGACGGACGCTTGCGCCTGATCGATGGCTGCAAAGACCAGCAAGGCAACAGCGAGCAACCAAAGTCGGAAGAGCAGACGGGTGCTCGGGAGAAAAGGGATCTGCGAAAGAGAGCCGTCAGCAGTTGTATCGGGTAGGTTCTTCAAGCGCATCGTTTCTCCTTGTTTGGACCAGGAGCGCAGTCGGCCAAACAGCTTTGTCAGCGGGGGTTCATCTCCCGCTGAGCGACGACTGATACACGCACTGGCACAGCTATGGCGAACCGAAGCGAGCGAGGTGTGCGATTTATCACGTCACCCGAGCGGGCTGCCTCACAGTTTCTGTTTCTGACAATCGTTCAGTAGCGCCGTTGACGCGAGCCGTTCAGTTGCGACGCATGAAGCATTGAAACAGTGAATCCGCGGTTTTTACCTCCGAGGTAATCGATTCTCGTCCCGATTTGTCCGACTCTCGCCTCACGGCGAAGGAGGCCGGACGCATGGGAGACGACAGACTCGCAGGCCGACTCAATGGAAAGGCGGCGATCGTCACCGGCGGTTCGCGCGGCATAGGTCGCGCGATTGCGCTGCGGCTGGCGGCCGACGGCGCGGCGGTAGCCGTGAACTACGCTCACGCAGAGGCTCCGGCGCGCGAAGTCGCGCAGGCGATCGAGGAGCGCGGCGGCCAGGCCGCCGTCATCCAGGCCGACATGGGCAGCGTGGAACAAGTCCGGCGCCTGTTCCGCGAGGCCACGGCGCGCTTCGGGCGGATCGACATCGTCGTCAACAACGCGGCGACGGCGATGCAGAAATCCATCGTCGAGACCAGCGAGGAAGACTTCGAGCGGGTCTTCGGCGTCAACACGCGTGGGCCGTATTTCGCCATGCAGGAAGCTGCTCGCGTGCTTCCCGACCACGGTCGCATCGTCAACATCTCGAGCGGCGCAACCACCGTCGGCTTTGCCGGCCAGAGCGTTTACTGCGCGAGCAAGGCGGCGCTCGAGCAGCTCACGCTGGTCTGTGCGAATGAGCTCGCCTCGCGGCAGATCACGGTTAACGCGGTGCTCGTCGGTCCCACCGAGACCGAGATGTTCGGCAATCTCGAGCGCACGAATCCGGCGTTTCGCACGATGATCGTCTCCCGCACGCCGATGGGACGCATCGCCGATCCGGCCGACATCGCCGACGTCGTCGCGTTTCTCGCGAGCGACGACGCGCGCTGGATCACCGGGCAGAGTATTCGCGTCGACGGCGGCGCGAGGTAGTCGTCAGCCGATCACGGCACGCAAGTCCCGCTCGAACAGTTCGGCGTGCCGCCGCCGCAGACAACTCCGCAAAGACCGCAGTTGCTCGGGTTGTTGCTCGTAATGGTCTCGCAGCCGTCGGCAGGATTCCCGTTGCAATTGGCAAAGCCGCTGTTGCAACCGGTAATCGTGCAGCTGCCGGACGAGCAGCCAGCTGTGCCGTTCGCTGCCGCACAGGTTAATCCGCACCCGCCGCAGTTGTTGGTGTCGCTGCTCGTGCCGACCTCGCAGCCGTCCCCGGGAATACCGTTGCAGTTGGCAAAGCCGCTGTTGCAGCCGGAAATCGTGCAGGTGCCGGACGTGCAGCCGGGAGTGCCGTTCGGTGCCGCGCAAGTGGTCCCACATCCGCCGCAATTGTTCGGGTCACTGGTTGTCGCGGCCTCGCAGCCGTCGACGACAGAATTGTTGCAATCGGTGAACCCGGCGCTGCAGGAACCAATTGTGCAGGTGCTGGACGTACAGCCGGCAGTACCGTTTGCGGCCGTGCAGATGGTGCCGCAGCTGCCGCAATTGGCGGGGTTGCTGTCGAGGGTTACCTCGCAGCCATCGGCAACGAGGCCGTTACAGTTGCCGTAGCCGGGATTGCAGGAGCCGACCACACAGGTTCCCGCGGAGCAGACCGCCTGACCGTTGGTCACCGGGTCGCAATCGCCATCCGTCGTGCAGGAGCCCGGAAGCGTCGTGGTCGTAGTCGACGGTACAGGAACGGGGGCGCACAGATAGCTCGACCCGTTCACGGTGACGCTGCGGCTTCCGAACTGGTCCTCGACCACCACGGTCGGCGTGATCTTCGGACATTTGACCTTGTAGCAAAGAGATTTCTGCACAGCGGGCCCGGGGTCGGCGCCCGGAGGTACAGGCGAGACGTTGGTCTTTTCGACATCGATGCAAAGGAGCTTGGCCGGAACCTTTACCTGGCACCCCGTGGCCGATGGGAACGCGTTATCGCCGGGAATCAGGTCGACCGAGTACGTCGCTTTCGTTTGCGGGTCCTTGATCTTGAAACACTGCTGGTGGTCGGCAATTCCGGCGGCTCGAGCCTGTCCGGCCGTGAGGAGGAGAAGCAGGGCGAAGATACGAGCGGTCCTTGGTGACGACATTCGAGGAACCTCTTTGCTGAGCGCAATGACTTGTCGGACTGCTCTCACTGTTGACTGCGGTTTACAATCCCGACGTGGCCGACGGTCACCGCGCGGACCAGCGACAGCAATCGCATGAGAACTGCTCGCGAACCTTGTCTTGGTGCAGTCGGACCGGCAATTAGGGCCGGCTGCGGCGCCGGGGGTGCGACGGGTGTCGTCAATCACACCCGGTCGCCAGTTTGCGGCGGGCCTGGGAGGGACTGATGAACTACGATGGAACTCGGAACGGACAGCGCTCGACGTCGTTCGCGGCGCCAAGTCGCGTTTCCGGCCGTTGCGCGTGGCTCTTCGTGCTCACGCTTGCGCAGATTCCGGCGCCCGCGCTTGCAGCACCGTGCCTTAACGAAGCAGCTTCAAAATCTTTTGCGTGCTCGGGCACGGACATTACGGCCAAGTCGATTACCGTCCAGTCGCTCCGACAAGGATGCGCCCTGCCCGGCGACTCGTTCCGCTTTGACGGAGAAGTGAACGTCATGGCTCCGAGTCATCGCGAATACGATGTAGCCTTCTACTTCGGGCCCGATCCCCTCGCATCTACGAGAGGCGATTGCACGATCTTCACCGTGCCGCCCGACCTTTCGTCTTTTGACGGCGATCAATGCGGAGACATCGACAAGAACGTAGAGCTCCAGGTTCCCGTAACCAACCTTTCCGCCGGGTGCGTCGATGCCGATGGGGACGGATTTTTCGAGGTGAACCTCTGTACGAGCTGGGACAATACGTCGACAGACGTCTGCTCTGGCACCTCGAATGCCTTTCCCAGTGCCAACTCGCGGTGCAACTGCTCGATCAACCCGACTGCAGACATAAAGGTCAAAATTACGTCTGCCGGCCTCACGTCGGGCGATGAATTCGCGCGCGCCGTATCTGCCACGCCCGGCGAACCCGACGCCGACGATTTCACGGGTGACCACGGATATCTCGTCGTCGGAGCACCGGCGCTCAAGAATGCGGGCACGGGCAAGGTTCATATCCTCAATCGAGACCTCCGTCTCGGATACGTGGAAGTGCTTGCCATTGTCGACCCGGACGCCAGCGGTCCATCGACCGGGTTCGGCAGTGCGGTCGATGCGGACGGCGAAACGATCGTAGTCGGCGCGCCGCTGGATCACTCGTCGAGCCACGACGGCAGCGCGTCGGTCTACGTGCGCGACAACGGGGTCTGGAGCTTCCAGGCGAAGCTCGTCGATACGAGCGGTGACTGCACACTGTTCGGAACGGACGTGGCGATCAGCGGAGACACGATCGTCGTCGGTGCGCCCGGCGGCGACTGTGCGGTCGTCTATCAGCGCTCGAGCTCGACATGGATGCAGACGGCGAAGCTCATCGCGCCAACCGGTGGCACACGCTTCGGACAGGCCGTCGACGTTTCGGGTCTGTCGATTCTTGTCGGCGCTCCGGGGGCCGTGGCTGGTACGAGTGGCTGCGCCGCTGGAGGCGCGGTCTACGCATACCGGCAGGACGGCGCGCCGTGGCAGCTCGACAGCATCGTCACGGACCCGTCCGGCACCGGCAGCTGCTTCGGAATCGCGGTGGCAATCGACGGGACGACAGCAGCCATCGGCGCACCGCGCGACGATTCCGGCGCGCCCGGCGGCGGAAGCGTCTCGATCATCGAGCGCGGCGCGGACGACTGGACAATCACGGGGCAGGTGCTGGCGTCTCCCGATCCGTCAGCGGTGCTCGGCTTCGGTACTTCGCTGGATATGCGCGGCGACTCCCTGCTCGTCGGTGCTCCAGGGTACAAGGCTCACCTCTTCGAGCGCGGCAGCGCCGCGGCGCCGCTTCGCACCCTCAGCAAGTACGTCTTCACAAGCGACTATCCACCGCCGACTTCGGACGATCCGGGTGACACGGACGACTACGGCATCTCGGTCACGCTGGCGCGAGACAAGACGATCTTCGGAATGCCGAGCGCCAACTCCGACAGCGGCGCGGTGATACCTGGCGCCGCGCCGGAGCCGGCGGTCAACGTGTGCGGCGACGGAAATCTGCTCGGCTCCGAGGAGTGCGACGACGGAAACACCGTCAGCGGCGACCACTGCGACGCCAGCTGTCGCATCGAGAGCTGCGGCAACGGGCGCGTGGAGGGGCTCGAGCAGTGCGATGTCGCCCAGCCCTGCTGCTCGGCGGCCTGCACGCTGCTTGCCGCGTCGTCGCCGTGTCGCGCGGCGGCCGGCGTCTGCGACGCCGTGGAGAAATGCACCGGTTCGAGCGCCGCGTGTCCCGCCGATGGATTCAAGTCGGCACAGGCGGGCTGCACGAACGACAGCAACGTCTGCA contains:
- the gatC gene encoding Asp-tRNA(Asn)/Glu-tRNA(Gln) amidotransferase subunit GatC, whose product is MAIREEDVRRIASLARLRLSEDETRSMAADLSRILEYVDKLSTLDTTSVEPTSHVVAVSGAWRDDTIAERDEALAAEEAVANAPRSEGHFFAVPPIIE
- the gatA gene encoding Asp-tRNA(Asn)/Glu-tRNA(Gln) amidotransferase subunit GatA, encoding MTRLNELSIEQASQMLAAREVSARELTDACLARIEATDTNVGSFLTVTADLARAQADEADRRIATGEATPLTGIPLGLKDIFVTKGVTTTCASRILENFVPTFDGTVVDRLRRAGAVLVGKLNMDEFAMGSSCENSGLGITRNPWDLSRVPGGSSGGSASSVAARQVLGSYGTDTGGSIRLPASYCGITGMKPTYGRVSRYGVIAFASSLDQVGPMATTARGTALLLGAVAGKDPRDSTSIDAPVPNYAGLIAEKDRRLDGMTLGIPREYFIGGLDTDVDVAVRSAMAMLEELGAKLVEVTLPHTEYAVATYYIVATAEASSNLGRYDGVRYGLRRGEDKGVREMYGETRDAGFGTEVKRRIMLGTYVLSAGYYDAYYSKAMRVRTLIRRDFEEAFRTCDAIVTPTAPGTAFAIGSRTDDPLKMYLSDVLTISAPLAGLPAMSVPCGFDSDGMPIGLQLIGRPLDEQTLLGIAASYEDATAWHERLPELAA
- a CDS encoding glucose 1-dehydrogenase, which gives rise to MGDDRLAGRLNGKAAIVTGGSRGIGRAIALRLAADGAAVAVNYAHAEAPAREVAQAIEERGGQAAVIQADMGSVEQVRRLFREATARFGRIDIVVNNAATAMQKSIVETSEEDFERVFGVNTRGPYFAMQEAARVLPDHGRIVNISSGATTVGFAGQSVYCASKAALEQLTLVCANELASRQITVNAVLVGPTETEMFGNLERTNPAFRTMIVSRTPMGRIADPADIADVVAFLASDDARWITGQSIRVDGGAR
- a CDS encoding discoidin domain-containing protein; protein product: MRLKNLPDTTADGSLSQIPFLPSTRLLFRLWLLAVALLVFAAIDQAQASVEYDWLLSGKGNQYWQPPTTTAVAANATAPDSSTDKLFDNSGMSGTAYPQDTHDSLYANMWMSPAYTSSDTSYKYVQIDLGASYPLGKMLVWNFNKFQSGVSWAGRGVRLCYIGYSNDGVNFTWLDGGYGYGGLFQLAKAPGTSANFAATNQQGTDDPIDFKGGAGRYVRIWLRSNWGGASGDGSSIYYGLSELRVYRYASSVNAAGDFIAAKALESSSAGYYPADATTNNFGMSDSGSGTYATSATTDTAGGWYSALNDPAPFLLYDLGGTYPLSKLYVWNFNVYYYLPLWGRGIKNASIWYSVTKNTFDWHRLDGPNPDKTWTFAAASSTSGQGYTSAIDFNNTPVRYVKIVPNVGLGNGNWGGAYGDTQPYYGLGQVRFYAGPGTVAEPSPRWTGMTGQRSSTTAGWGGADGGYSIPYHLLSTGQSRSLFTYSDTFNDTWNATSYNRGGSGFINNSNAVWSGTATLNPSVANMAFDVSHSVIPTPSLFPAACGTSSACNEALDQCVAACAPANTAPCLNACQPTPQFYWLMGGVYLNNTQQGQPFSPPRIYFFGQRFQFVGGTVGPPATVGTLVQRGGSVISVDAGGTSGSGINWSTVAQYDTAAYYVDEAANVEYSFAHEVYMAEDELDGYDFLYIYGVKATHESTCPFGECRYGLVARVASRYLTSPSQWRFYDGTNWVAGVTNAAPITGCDAVTGCDFGLTASVNQVSGGFQMTTMKNTIGSVQISTAANPWGPFTTWTTLYSPPENNVDWFDGGVWWYTATNHPELAPSGESLISYSVNEPAKDPNVPHIPYINDSDVYHPRYVRVRNIQ
- the gatB gene encoding Asp-tRNA(Asn)/Glu-tRNA(Gln) amidotransferase subunit GatB; amino-acid sequence: MSRHSFYEEGDFEAVIGLEVHCQLATATKLFCSCSAAFGAGPNEHTCPVCLGMPGVLPVLNQHAVEYAIRAALATGSTINASSRWARKNYFYPDMPKAYQITQYEQPYCEHGRVEFDLDGTPKTVRLTRIHMEEDAGKSIHDLSPRWSMVDLNRASVPLLEIVSEPDVRSGAEASAYLRKLRSIVRYLGISDGNMNEGSMRCDANVSLRKRGAEKYGTRTETKNLNSFRSVERAIAYEIERQAEILLDGGTIVQETRLWDADRGETRPMRGKEDAHDYRYFPEPDLMPLVIDEAWIARVKSEMPELPDARRARFATAYGLSEYDAGVLTASKELADWFEAAVAVHPNAKALANWIMSDVIRIANETAVEGEADYAKLPITPRQLAGLVALIDDGTISGKIAKSVFPKMVESGDDARTIVEREGLVQVTDESAIVAVVDRVLAANPDKAAEYRAGKDKLFGFFVGQVMKESQGKANPASVNRILKERLAG
- a CDS encoding glycosyltransferase family 2 protein — translated: MIVHFGDPEPTRRCLDSLAGIDEVILVDQPPKLFGEHALVTTRIEPGANIGFAAACNRGVAATDAPFVLLLNNDAMLAPGSLEALRRALPGVPPDAAGACLKLLCTDDRTLQSAAGLWFTRDGIGFPHAFGETDRGQYDCIPDDRIGVPSGAAALYRTDCWREAGGMDENFFCYCEDGDLGLRMIAAGHRFAWLPEVRVLHELSSASGAHSLLKAYLVERNHVAAMIHTAPASALAAMPFVTFARLLRMGLDAARGNGAAAAITSASSPLEAARTLGRAWVDAIRMIPAAVAKRRAILARDRAATDRVSRFLASRQVSLAEFVRSRSAGTRPDE